The Triticum urartu cultivar G1812 unplaced genomic scaffold, Tu2.1 TuUngrouped_contig_5492, whole genome shotgun sequence nucleotide sequence CAAACAGAACATACACCACTCATAGCGACATAGTCATCAAGGTCATTACTATCCAACATACATTCTCTGATTCTCCAATAACATAAATGATATGAGCCGACGCACACTGCCAAGTTGGCTGGTCAATTGTATAGGAAAAATAAGTAGTAAATGATATGTGAAATATTTTGAGTTCATTATGTGTATTTATGTAGTTAAATCTAGGAATATCCTATGTGGGAGGTGGGGGGCGTACCGGAGGGGGTGGAGGCAAACATGCAAGGACCAACTCCAATTTAATACTCCCTCCGACGTGTCatgatacatctgtatctagacaaatctaagacaagtaatatggatcggaggAAGTAGTAGAGATGTCATTGAATAGATTACACTTTTTTAGGGGCTCTAAGCTATACTCATAACATAACCATATTACGATAACATAACTCAACATTCTTGACACTTATTGCAGTTGCAGGGCTCAAGAACCTTAAACGTGATCTTTGAAGGTACTTTCCCCTCAATGTATGTCCTGATAGCCGCAATAGCCTTTCGGGCTTCCATAATTGTATCCCTACCCAAAGGGAAACAGTTGCCCAACCTCCTCCTACGATATCCAAGAGTAGTGTCCAGGGTAAGGTGCTTTAGTGACGTTGCATAATCAAGAATACATCTCGTTAGCTCAATCATTGTCTTCCAAGGGCAAAAGCCAGTGATGATAACACTCTTAAGCTTGCGATGTCGGTGTTTCGGAACACAACTTGCCAATGAGAAATCTTCGCACATATTGACTCCAGGAATCAAACCACCTTCCATGGTAGGAGCCTCTACCTGCATATGTTTGTTACCACTCAATTTCTTAAGCAAAACTGGACACATAACATTCTTAGTATATTATTAAGTACAGGATAGTAAATCGGCTGATCATAAGAGTTCAGAAGGACAATATGAAAAGTAACACCACGAACAAGTGGTTTGCAGTAAGAAGTTTACCAAGGTAGTAACAGCCTAACAGGTAAGGTATCACAGTTGTTGTGTAGCAATTAGTTGCACCCATGGCATAACAGTGACATAACATAATACTTGGAAGGAAAAGGATAAAGGATGATTCACCAAGTAAAGATCACGATGAGCCAAACTAATCTGCCTAGCTATAAGTTAGACAAGATATAATGTATTAATAgttatttcgcaaaaaaaagggAAATGAAGAATGACTTACACACAAGACGAAAGTCCTCAAGGTGGGAGAAGCATCAAGAAAAGAAACCAAAGAACAGAAGTCGTAACCT carries:
- the LOC125529291 gene encoding uncharacterized protein LOC125529291 isoform X1, with amino-acid sequence MLQMIECSAPNLSTFNYDGPLIHISLGSSLQVKKMQMTCAIMPNLLHYASAKLSSIAPNVQTLFLHSLYETVNTPMVLGKFLHLKYLEIKLFMPTRSPGYDFCSLVSFLDASPTLRTFVLCVEAPTMEGGLIPGVNMCEDFSLASCVPKHRHRKLKSVIITGFCPWKTMIELTRCILDYATSLKHLTLDTTLGYRRRRLGNCFPLGRDTIMEARKAIAAIRTYIEGKVPSKITFKVLEPCNCNKCQEC